GCTCGTAGCGCTGCCCCTGGAACCCGACCACGCTGCCGGTCGCGCTGCGCACGTTCGTGGTCGGCCGGCGCCCCTGCACCCGCCCCGAGTTGAACGGCGGATCGAGGTACACGAGCGTGAACGCCGCGTCGGGCAGGCCGGGGAGCACGTCGAGGTTGTCGGCGTGGATGATCCGGTCGGGCCCGGCGAGCGGCGGCACCCGCCCAGTCTGCCGCAGTTCGCCGGTCGCGGGCCGAAGGTCCTGTCGACGTGGACGAGCGGGTCCGTAGGCTCGGCGCGGGAGGGCGGATCGATGCGCGTACTGGTGGTCGTGGAATCGGCCTGGGGGAACACTGCGGCGATCGCCGAGGCGATCGCGGACGGGCTGCGGCCCGCCGACGTCGAGGTGGTGACGACGGATGCCGCGGATGCGGCGCTGCCCGCGGACCTCGACCTGCTGCTGGTCGGCGGCCCGACCCAGGGGTTCGGCATGTCGACGCCCGACACGCGCCGGACGGCGCGCGATCGCGGCGCGCCACGAGTTCCGGAGCGCGGGATCCGCGAGTGGATCGACGCGCTCGACTCGGCGCCGCGCCGCATCCGCGTCGCCACCTTCGACACCCGCACGGTCACGCCCCGGCTGCCCGGGTCGGCGGCGAAGAAGGCGCTGAAGCAGCTCGTGGGGCTCGGGTTCGAGCCCGCGGCGAAGGCGGAGACGTTCGGCGTGCACGGGTTCGAGGGGCCGCTGGCCGACGGCGAGCTCGGGCGCGCGACCGACTGGGGCGGCTCGCTCGCCCAGGTGGTCGCGGCGGGCTGAGCTCCGGGCGCGGGTCAGTCGACGTCGAGTCGGATGCGGCCGGCGAACCGGTCGGGCGACGGCGCGCGGCGCTCGGGCTCGGGCAGCAGCTGGGGCATCGCGTCGGGGTCGGACGAGGCCGGCCCCGCGGCATCCGCCGCCTCGACGATGCCCTTGTCGCCGTCGCCGGGCAGCGGCGCGGGCGCGGGCAGGAGCGTCTGCCGGTCGAGCTCGACCTGGGCCTCGTGCTTGCGCGGCGCGAACACCTCGTCGCCGATGCCGACGAGCCCGGCGCTGCCGGACGTGCGGCCCGCCTTGTTCGAGAAGTCGATCCAGCCGAGCCGGGTCGCGACGATCACCGCCACCACGGCCACCGCGATGATCGCGGGGAGCACCCACCAGTCCACGCGGGCATCTTACGGCACGCGGTTGAGCCACTCCTCAGTCGCGAACTTGCTGGCGACCAGCGCCTCGGCCTCGGCCAGCTCCTCGGCACTCACCGTGCCGGGCGTCGCGCCGTAGAGCTGGCTGAACGTGCCCTTCAGCGCCTCGATGATGGCGCCGCGACTGAGGCCCGACTGGCTGCGCAGCGGGTCGACGCGCTTGTCTGCCGACGCGATGCCCTTGTCGCTGAGCTTCTCGCGGCCGATGCGCAGCACCTCGAGCATCTTCGCGTTGTCGAGGTCGTACGCCATGGTCACGTGGTGCAGCACCCCGCCGCCGCCGAGGCGCTTCTGCGCCGCCCCGCCGATCTTGCCGAGCGGGCTCGCGATGTCGTTCAGCGGCTGGTACGTGGCCTCGACGCCGATCGAGTGCAGGCCCTGCAGCACCCAGTCGTCGAGGAACGCGTACGAGTCGGCGAAGCTCATGCCCTGCACCAGCTCGCCCGGCACGTAGAGCGAGTAGGTGACGACGTTGCCGCCCTCCATCATCATCGCCCCGCCGCCCGAGATGCGCCGCACCACGTCGAACCCGTACTTCGCCGCGCCCTCGGGGTCGACCTCGTTGCGCACCGACTGGAAGCTGCCGATCACGACCGCCGACTCGTCCCACTCCCAGATGCGCAGGGTGGGCTTGCGTCGCCCGTCGCCCACGCGGTTCGCGAGCACCTCGTCGAGCGCCAGGTGCAGGCGCGGGGGCACGGCCGCGTCGTGCACGACCTCCCACTCGTAGTCGTGCCAGCTCGTGGCATCCGTCATCGCCCGCCGCACGGCGACCGCGACGCCCTCGGGGCTGAACCCGAGCAGGGTCGCGCCCTCGGGCAGCGCGCGGTCGATCGCGGCGGCGATGGTGCGGGCGTCGGATGCCGCGGGCAGGCCGTTCAGCGCGCCGTTGATGTCGACCAGTGCGTCGTCGGGCTCGAGGAAGAAGTCGCCCGAGACACGGGCGTTCGCGATGACGTCGCCTTCGACGTCGAAGTCCGCGACCACGAGCTTGCCGCCGGGAACCTTGTACTCACCGTGCATGCGCCCCAGCCTATTCGGGCGCGATGCGCCCGGGTGGGGTTCGCGTTGGCCAGCCTGCGTCGCGCCGGCCAGCCGTGCAGGACTGGCCCGCGACACGCAGACTGGCCGCAGCGGGCGGCGACGGATGCCCCGGGCGCGGCGTGCGGCCCGGGGCATCCGCTCGGCCCCGCCTACGGGAGCGGGGGCACCGCGTTCGCGATCAGCTCGGCCGCCATCTCGGGGAACCACACGCCCGCAGCCGGGTCGATCATGCCGCGCTCGGGGTCCTCCGGCCCGCCGGTGCCGCGGAAGCACTCGCCGTCGGACTCGCCGGGCACCTTGATCCAGAGGTAGGCGTCGATGAGGTCGACGCCGGTGTCGGTCGTCGGCAGCAGGCCGAGGCCGCGGTCGGGCGGATTGCACCAGTCCTGCACGTCGGGGTAGGTGCCGGGCGCGACGTTCCACGGGCCCACGCCGTTGCGGCTCGTGTCGATCACGTAGTGCGTCGACGGCTCGACGTCGCCGAGCGAGGCCGCGTAGCGGGAGTCGACGCCGGCCGTGTCGAGGGCCGGGTCGGATGCCCCGGAGCTCCACTCGCCGTACGGGCTCATCGCGACGCCGCTCCAGCCGGTGGCCGGCCCGCCGTTCCAGTACTGGTTGCCGCAGTCGCCGACGCCTCCGCCGAGCTCGGTGAGGAGGGCGATGCACGACGAGATCCAGCGGCCGTACGCCTCGAGGTTCGCCGTGTACTGGTAGTTCGACGCGTTCAGGTAGAACCCGTCGGCGCGCTCGACGCCCGCGCGGATCAGCCGGTCGCTGATGTCGCCGACGTTCAGCCAGCCGCTGTGCACGCCGTCGAGGTAGACCGCCGTGTTCGGCAGCGCGGCGAACGCGTCGACCGCGTGGTTCAGCATGGCGAAGCGCTCGTCGGCGGCCGTCGCGGGGTCGGCCTCCGACGGCTGGCACCACTCGGCGACGCCGTCGACCGAGGTGTACCACGGGATGATGCCGAGGCCGTCGGGCTCGAGGATCACCACGGCCTCCTTGTTGCCGATGCCCTTGGCGAAGCCGTCGATCCACGCCTCGTACTCGGCCAGGGTCGTCGCCCCGCCCGCCGAGTACTGCGCGCAGTCGCGGAACGGGATGTTGTACGCCACCAGCACCGGCACCTGCCCGGCCGCGTGCGCGTGCACGACGGCCTGCTTCACCCGCTGCTTCACGTCGATCGGCGAGCCGCCGTTGAACCAGGTGGCCGAGCCGATGCCCGCGAGCAGCAGGGCGTCGTCGCGGGCGTCGCCGGTCAGTGCGTCGGCCGCCTCGTAGGTCGTGCTCGAGGGGTTCGCCCAGAGCTCGGCGCCCGGGTGGAGCACGTCGTTCGCGGCGTGGGCCGGCTGGGCGGCGAGCGTCGCGAGGGCGAGTGCCGCGGCGGCGGCGAGGGCGGCGCGGAGTGCGCGTCGGGCGCCCGGCGGGCGGTGGTCGTCAGAGGTGGTCGTGCGGTTCCTCGTCGTCGAGGGTGTCGTCATCGGTGAACTCCGTTGTTCGGCCGCGTCGGTGCGGCGGATGCCTCGTGAGAGCGCTCTCACGACTCGATCGTACCCTAGCATCCGCCCGCCGCGCCGTGCCTGTCAAGGGGTGCGCGACCTTCGAACGTTTCATCCCTCGTGCGCTCCGCACCGTTCGGCCAGCCTGCGTCGAACCGGCCAGCCGTGCAGGACTGGCCGGCACGGCGCAGGCTGGCCGTTGCGAACGGGAGGTGGGCGGATGCCGCGGGTCAGACTCGCACGGGGAAGCGCGCGTCGAGCCACGCGAGCAGGTCGGCGCGCACCTCGGCCTGGTTGGTCTCGTTGAAGATCTCGTGCTGGGCGCCCGGGTAGACGATCAGCTCGACGTCGGTGAGCCCCGACCGGCGCGCGTAGGCCTCGGCGAGTCGCACGTTGCTGTCCTCGCCGCCCAGCGGGTCGATCTCGCCCACCATGAGGAGCAGCGGCAGCTCGGTCGGCAGGTGGCGAGCCGGACGGCCGAGCAGGCGCGCCGAGTCGACCAGCCCGAACAGCTTCTGGGTGGGCGTCGGCGTGCAGTACGGGTCGGCCATGAACGCCTCGGCGACCGCGCGGTCGCGACTCAGCCACTCGACCGGGGTCGGCCCGAGGTGCCGGAATCGCTTGTTCAGGTCGCCCGACTCCATGTGGAGCACGGTGCGGTACGCGCTGCCGGTGAGCACGACCGCGTCATGATCGTGCGGGTACTGGTTCAGCAGGATCTGCGCGACGAGCGACCCGAGCGAGTGCCCTATGAGGATGAGCGGCAGGTCGGGGTGCGCCTCGCGCGCGATGCCGGTGAGCTGGTGCACCGCGTCGATCAGCCCGCGGATGCCCCCGGGGCCGGGACGGCCCATGCGCGTGAGGTCGCCGCCGTGCTGCTCGAACCCGGTCTGCCCGTGGCCGCGATGATCGTCGGCGAACACGCTGTACCCGGCATCCGTCAATGCATCGAAGAGCAGGTCGTAGCGCCCGACGTGCTCGCCCACGCCGTGCACGAACTGCACGACCGCCCGCGGCTCGTCGGCCTCGCGGCGCAGGTAGTGGATGTGCACGCCGTGCGCGTCGGTGAACCGCTCCATGCGTTCATCCTCGCAGAGCGGCCGGGCCGCCCCGCTGTCGAAACGCTCAGGCCTCGCGCGTGATCTGCACGGTCACGAACATCTCGGATGCCCCAGGGCTCGCGTACACCCCGCGCAGCGGCGCCACGTCGTGGTAGTCGCGGCCGCGCGCCACGAGCACGTGCCGCTCGCCGATCTCGATGAGGTTCGTGGGGTCGTAGCCACGCCAGTCGCCCGCGTACCACTCGACCCACGCGTGCGACTCGCCGGTGACGGCCACGCCGAGCGGGGTGTCGTGGTTCGGGTGCAGGTACCCCGAGACGTACCGTGCGGGGATGCCCAGCGAGCGCAGCGCGCCCAGCGTCACGTGCGCGATGTCCTGGCAGACGCCCTTGCGGTGCTCCCACGCCTCGGTCGCGGTGGAGTGCACGCCGGTGACGCCCGGCATGTACTCGAGCGCCTCGCCGACGGCCTGCGCCACGGCGAGCGCCGTCTCGGCGACCGAGCCGCCGCGGTCGGCGATCGACCGGGCGAGCTCGACGACCTCGGCCGGCGGCCGCGTGGCATCCGTCTGCGTGATCTGCTCGACGAACTCGGTGGTCGAGGTCGAGAGCGTGCGCAGCTCGTCCCACGGGATGTCCACGGGCTCGTGCGGCACGGGGCGCACCTCGACGAGGCTCGACGCGGTGACCGAGAGCTCGCGGTGCGGGGTCAGCACCTCGAAGGTCGAGACGCGCGTGCCCCAGTAGTCGAGGTACGCGTGCTGTGCGGCGGCGGGACGGATGTCGAGGTTCGACGCGAGCACGAACTGCTCGCCGCCCGAGTACGGCAGCAGCCGGGCCTCGTTGTACGACGCCGTCGCGGGCTCGTCGTAGGTGAAGCCCGTGCGGTGGACGATGCGGAGCCTGCTCACGTGATCTCCCCCGTCCAGACCGGCATCCCGCTCGTCGGGAAGTATCGCTTGCGGATGGCCTCGCTCGCCGCCGAGGTGACCTCCTGGATGTGCTCCATCTTGCCCGACAGGTCGACCGTGATGTCGGTGATCGGCCGGTACTCGAGCTCGCCGCGGATCTGGCCGAGCAGGCGCCTCGCCTGGTCCTCGACCCCGACCCGGCCGGAGCGCGGGTCGATCTCGCGCAGCGCCTCCTCGGCGCGGCTCACCGAGTACAGGATCGACCGCGGGAACAGCCGGTCGAGAATGAGGAACTCGGCGGCCGACTCCGACGACGGCATGCCCCGGTAGCTGCGCAGGTACGCCTCGTAGGCCCCGCAGCTGCGCAGCAGGGTGGTCCACGACGGGCCGGATGCCTCGGTCAGCGACCGGGTCGCGAGCAGGCGCGCGGTCATGTCGGCCTGCTCGATCGCCCGGCCGAGCGAGAAGAACTGCCAGGCCTCGTCGCGGCTCGCGCCCGTGTTGGCGACGCCGATGGCGAGGGCGGCGCGGTCGCGCACCCAGCGGAAGAACTCGTGCGTCTTGTCGCTCGCGACCGTCCGCGGCATCCGCGCGTTCGTGGTGTTGAGACACTCCCAGAGCTCGGTCGAGACGATCTCGCGGGCGCGGCGGGCGTTCTCGCGGGCGCTCGCGATCGAATAGGCGATGGATGCCACGTGGTCGCGGTTCACGGCCAGCAGGTCCATCACGTCGGCGCGGTTCAGCTCGACGTCGTCGTTCGGCTCGGAGCCCATGACCGACATGAGCGACCGGCACGCGGTGTCCTCGTCGATCCACGGGTCCTCGAGCAGCAGCTGGAGGTGCACGTCGAGGATGCGGGCGGTGCCGTCGCTGCGCTCGACGTAGCGGCCGATCCAGAACAGCGACTCGGCGATGCGGCTCAGCATGATGCACCACCGCCCCTCGCCTGCTGCTGTTGCTGCTGTTGCTGCTGCAGCCGGGCGTCGGCGTCCTCGTCCTCGGGGGCGCTCGACAGCGGCGGGGCGACGTGCGCGGGCTCGACGGTCGGGCCGTTGCCGCCGATGGGGGACATGGCCTCCTCGTTCTCGAGGTCGAGGATGTTCAGCACCCCGGTGGCAGGGCCCGAGGCCTGCTCGCCGACCAGCTGGCCGGCGTCGCGGTGCACCGGGCGGGCCGTGACGGGCTCGGCCGGACCGTCGCCGACGATCCAGGTGTCCTTCGAGCCGCCGCCCTGCGACGAGTTCACGACGAGCTGGCCCTCGGGGAGGGCGACGCGGGTGAGTCCGCCGGGCAGCACCCACACGTCGTCGCCGTCGTTGACCGCGAAGGGGCGGAGGTCGGCGTGCCGGGGCCGCATGCCATCGTCGACGAGCGTCGGGATGGTCGAGAGCTGCACGACCGGCTGCGCGATCCAGCCGCGGGGGTCGGCCTGGAGCTGGGCGCGGAGCGTGGCCAGTTCCTGCTTCGAGGCATCCGGCCCCACCACCAGGCCCTTGCCGCCCGAGCCGTCGACGGGCTTCACCACGAGCTCGTCGAGTCGGTCGAGCACCTCCTCGAGCGCGCCGGGCTCCTCGAGCCGCCAGGTGTCGACGTTCGGGAGGATCGGCTCCTCGCCCAGGTAGTAGCGGATGAGGTCGGGCAGGTACGTGTAGGTCAGCTTGTCGTCGGCGACGCCGTTGCCGACGCCG
This portion of the Agromyces rhizosphaerae genome encodes:
- a CDS encoding alpha-E domain-containing protein; its protein translation is MLSRIAESLFWIGRYVERSDGTARILDVHLQLLLEDPWIDEDTACRSLMSVMGSEPNDDVELNRADVMDLLAVNRDHVASIAYSIASARENARRAREIVSTELWECLNTTNARMPRTVASDKTHEFFRWVRDRAALAIGVANTGASRDEAWQFFSLGRAIEQADMTARLLATRSLTEASGPSWTTLLRSCGAYEAYLRSYRGMPSSESAAEFLILDRLFPRSILYSVSRAEEALREIDPRSGRVGVEDQARRLLGQIRGELEYRPITDITVDLSGKMEHIQEVTSAASEAIRKRYFPTSGMPVWTGEIT
- a CDS encoding flavodoxin domain-containing protein, producing the protein MRVLVVVESAWGNTAAIAEAIADGLRPADVEVVTTDAADAALPADLDLLLVGGPTQGFGMSTPDTRRTARDRGAPRVPERGIREWIDALDSAPRRIRVATFDTRTVTPRLPGSAAKKALKQLVGLGFEPAAKAETFGVHGFEGPLADGELGRATDWGGSLAQVVAAG
- a CDS encoding glycoside hydrolase family 6 protein; translated protein: MTTPSTTRNRTTTSDDHRPPGARRALRAALAAAAALALATLAAQPAHAANDVLHPGAELWANPSSTTYEAADALTGDARDDALLLAGIGSATWFNGGSPIDVKQRVKQAVVHAHAAGQVPVLVAYNIPFRDCAQYSAGGATTLAEYEAWIDGFAKGIGNKEAVVILEPDGLGIIPWYTSVDGVAEWCQPSEADPATAADERFAMLNHAVDAFAALPNTAVYLDGVHSGWLNVGDISDRLIRAGVERADGFYLNASNYQYTANLEAYGRWISSCIALLTELGGGVGDCGNQYWNGGPATGWSGVAMSPYGEWSSGASDPALDTAGVDSRYAASLGDVEPSTHYVIDTSRNGVGPWNVAPGTYPDVQDWCNPPDRGLGLLPTTDTGVDLIDAYLWIKVPGESDGECFRGTGGPEDPERGMIDPAAGVWFPEMAAELIANAVPPLP
- a CDS encoding alpha/beta fold hydrolase, which codes for MERFTDAHGVHIHYLRREADEPRAVVQFVHGVGEHVGRYDLLFDALTDAGYSVFADDHRGHGQTGFEQHGGDLTRMGRPGPGGIRGLIDAVHQLTGIAREAHPDLPLILIGHSLGSLVAQILLNQYPHDHDAVVLTGSAYRTVLHMESGDLNKRFRHLGPTPVEWLSRDRAVAEAFMADPYCTPTPTQKLFGLVDSARLLGRPARHLPTELPLLLMVGEIDPLGGEDSNVRLAEAYARRSGLTDVELIVYPGAQHEIFNETNQAEVRADLLAWLDARFPVRV
- a CDS encoding lipoate--protein ligase family protein, which produces MHGEYKVPGGKLVVADFDVEGDVIANARVSGDFFLEPDDALVDINGALNGLPAASDARTIAAAIDRALPEGATLLGFSPEGVAVAVRRAMTDATSWHDYEWEVVHDAAVPPRLHLALDEVLANRVGDGRRKPTLRIWEWDESAVVIGSFQSVRNEVDPEGAAKYGFDVVRRISGGGAMMMEGGNVVTYSLYVPGELVQGMSFADSYAFLDDWVLQGLHSIGVEATYQPLNDIASPLGKIGGAAQKRLGGGGVLHHVTMAYDLDNAKMLEVLRIGREKLSDKGIASADKRVDPLRSQSGLSRGAIIEALKGTFSQLYGATPGTVSAEELAEAEALVASKFATEEWLNRVP
- a CDS encoding transglutaminase family protein; this translates as MSRLRIVHRTGFTYDEPATASYNEARLLPYSGGEQFVLASNLDIRPAAAQHAYLDYWGTRVSTFEVLTPHRELSVTASSLVEVRPVPHEPVDIPWDELRTLSTSTTEFVEQITQTDATRPPAEVVELARSIADRGGSVAETALAVAQAVGEALEYMPGVTGVHSTATEAWEHRKGVCQDIAHVTLGALRSLGIPARYVSGYLHPNHDTPLGVAVTGESHAWVEWYAGDWRGYDPTNLIEIGERHVLVARGRDYHDVAPLRGVYASPGASEMFVTVQITREA